A window of the Cynocephalus volans isolate mCynVol1 chromosome 10, mCynVol1.pri, whole genome shotgun sequence genome harbors these coding sequences:
- the BLOC1S3 gene encoding biogenesis of lysosome-related organelles complex 1 subunit 3, translated as MASQGHRRRPPRRPETVVRGEAAETDSELSACSSEEELYLGPTGPTRGRPTGLRVAGEAAETDSDSEPEPTAAPRDLPPLVVQRESVGEAWGTEEAPASAPARSLLQLRLAESQARLDHDVAAAVSGVYRRAGRDVAVLASRLAAAQAAGLAAAHSVRLARGDLCALAERLDIVAGCRLLPDIRGVPGTEPEQDPGPRA; from the coding sequence ATGGCGTCCCAGGGTCATCGGCGGAGGCCGCCGCGGAGGCCGGAGACGGTGGTGCGGGGGGAGGCGGCCGAGACCGATTCGGAGCTCTCTGCGTGCTCTTCGGAGGAGGAGCTGTACCTGGGTCCTACGGGCCCGACGCGCGGACGCCCCACGGGGCTGCGGGTGGCCGGGGAGGCCGCGGAGACTGACTCGGACTCGGAGCCGGAGCCGACGGCCGCGCCAAGGGACCTGCCTCCTCTCGTGGTGCAGCGGGAATCGGTCGGGGAGGCCTGGGGCACGGAGGAGGCCCCGGCATCCGCCCCTGCGCGCTCGCTGCTGCAGCTCCGACTGGCCGAGAGTCAGGCGCGGCTGGACCACGACGTGGCGGCCGCTGTGAGCGGCGTGTACCGCCGTGCGGGCCGCGACGTGGCCGTCCTGGCTAGTAGGCTGGCGGCCGCCCAGGCGGCTGGGCTGGCGGCGGCCCACAGCGTGCGCCTGGCTCGGGGGGACCTCTGCGCGCTGGCCGAGCGCCTGGACATCGTGGCTGGCTGCCGCCTGCTGCCGGACATCCGTGGTGTGCCGGGGACCGAACCCGAGCAAGACCCGGGACCGCGGGCCTAG